Genomic segment of Buchnera aphidicola (Melanaphis sacchari):
ATAAAAGATAAAAGATAAAAGATAAAAGATAAAAGATAAAAGATAAAAGATAAAAGATAAAAGATAAAAGATAAAAGATAAAAGATAATAATAATTATTATTATTATTAGGAAACATAAAATCTGTGGATAACTCACATTTAATGTTGATAATTCAAGTACTTATTAAATTAATTAACTGTGCACAATTCATGTTTTTTATATTAATAACTTTTATATATGTTATTATTTTTTTAAAATAAACAAAAAAAAATAAAAAATATTGCTTTCAATGCAACAAAAAATTAAATTTATAATAATATTTAAGTTAAATTTATACAATAAAACTAAAAATTTAAACAAAAGGACTATTTAAGATGCATTTAATTCAATCTAACCAAATAAAAAAAAATATTTCAATTAAAAAAATTATTTTCCTCATTATATTATTTTTAATAATATTTTGTTTCTTTTGGTTTAAAAACCATATTAATAAAAATAGTTTAAATATAGAAAAAAAAATTGATATGAAATATTTAAAATACGAAGAAATACAACAAAAAATAAATCAGAAAAATATTAAAAATTTTAATGAAGCAGAACAATTTATATTAGATAACAAAAATATTTATGGCACTTTAGCATCATTTTCTTTAGCTAAAAAATACATTTTAAATAATAACTTAGATAAAGCTTTAGACCAATTAAATAACAGTTTAAAATACACTAAAGAAGAAAACTTAAAAAACATTTTAAACTTAAGAATTGCTAAAATTCAGATTCAAAAAAAACAAAATAAAGATGCAATAAAAACTTTGGAAAAAATTAATAATAAAAATTGGATAAGTATAGTAGAAAATTTAAAAGGAGATATTTTTATAGAAAAAAAAGACATACAGAAAGCTATAAAATCATGGGAAAAAAGTAAAAAATTTGAAAAGTCTGATGCATTTAAAGAATTAGTTAAAATGAAAATTAATCATGCAAAGCAAATAAATGCAAATGCATCTTAATTAAAATAATACAATCAAAAGAGTTAAAATAAATGCTACCTATCATCGCTTTAATAGGACGTACTAATGTTGGAAAATCCACTTTATTTAACGTCTTAACGCAAAAAAGAAACGCATTAGTAAACAATCAACCTAATCTTACTAGAGATCGAAATTACAGTTCATTTTATCTAAAAAAAAATAAAATAACTATAATTGATACTGCAGGATTTGATTTTGAATTAGAAAAGATAAAAAAAGAAACATACAAACAAACATTAATTGCAATTAAAGAATGTGATTTAATTTTATTTCTTGTAAGTGCACGTGATGGGGTTATGGCGCAAGAATATGAAATATCAAAAGAAATTAGAAAATATGAAAAAAAAATTATCCTAATTATTAATAAAATAGACGGAGTAAAAGATATATCTAAAATAAATGAATTTTACTCCTTAGGATTTATAGAAAACGCAAAAATTTCTGCAAGTAATAACCAAGGAATTAATACTCTTATTAAAAAATACTTAACTCCTTGGATTCAATCAAAATTTGATCCTAAAAAATTAAAAAAAAATAGTCAAATACATCCAAAAATCCCAAAAAAAATAATAAAAATTTCATGTATAGGAAAACCGAATGTTGGCAAATCTACTTTAATTAATTCTATTTTAAAACAAGAAAGATTAATTACCTCTCATATTCCTGGTACAACATTGGATAGTATACCAATATCTATTGATCATAATAAAAAAAACTATACTTTTATAGATACTGCTGGAATTTCTAAAAAAAGACATTCTAAAAATAAAATAGAGA
This window contains:
- a CDS encoding YfgM family protein — its product is MHLIQSNQIKKNISIKKIIFLIILFLIIFCFFWFKNHINKNSLNIEKKIDMKYLKYEEIQQKINQKNIKNFNEAEQFILDNKNIYGTLASFSLAKKYILNNNLDKALDQLNNSLKYTKEENLKNILNLRIAKIQIQKKQNKDAIKTLEKINNKNWISIVENLKGDIFIEKKDIQKAIKSWEKSKKFEKSDAFKELVKMKINHAKQINANAS
- the der gene encoding ribosome biogenesis GTPase Der; this translates as MLPIIALIGRTNVGKSTLFNVLTQKRNALVNNQPNLTRDRNYSSFYLKKNKITIIDTAGFDFELEKIKKETYKQTLIAIKECDLILFLVSARDGVMAQEYEISKEIRKYEKKIILIINKIDGVKDISKINEFYSLGFIENAKISASNNQGINTLIKKYLTPWIQSKFDPKKLKKNSQIHPKIPKKIIKISCIGKPNVGKSTLINSILKQERLITSHIPGTTLDSIPISIDHNKKNYTFIDTAGISKKRHSKNKIEKISIIKTLKNIEKTNISLLIIDATLKISNQDLTLANIIEKCGKPVIIVINKWDLINKLEKKILKKLIRKQLENHIFSEIHFISALHKIGLSKIFKSINKIFQKSQKKIATSLLVKTMYSAIQRHRPPIIHGRRIKLKYAHLGSSNPFKIIVHGNQVKYLSLSYKKYLKKYFYNALNMNGIPIQIEFKETKNPYIFKKNN